In one window of Musa acuminata AAA Group cultivar baxijiao chromosome BXJ3-2, Cavendish_Baxijiao_AAA, whole genome shotgun sequence DNA:
- the LOC135631995 gene encoding protein CYSTEINE-RICH TRANSMEMBRANE MODULE 6-like — protein MSYYAQQQAPSQDSAYPPPGQAYPPAYVAPPPAGYPTGDGGAVNSQQVPVETKSRGDGFWKGCCAALCCCCVLDMCF, from the exons ATGAGTTACTACGCTCAGCAGCAGGCTCCTTCTCAAG ATTCAGCTTATCCTCCACCCGGGCAGGCCTACCCACCAGCTTACGTCGCGCCTCCTCCTGCAGGCTATCCCACCGGGGATGGTGGTGCTGTGAATTCACAACAAGTTCCCGTGGAGACGAAGAGTCGCGGTGATGGCTTTTGGAAGGGATG CTGTGCTGCCTTGTGTTGCTGCTGCGTTCTGGACATGTGCTTCTGA